A genome region from Streptomyces antimycoticus includes the following:
- a CDS encoding pentapeptide repeat-containing protein, with the protein MTTRWPRTLSCLIVTVLSSALFVGCGEDDDHGRSCSGRPGKDLSSRTVSGGDLWQKKLRCVNLERSTLTGLVSEANLRRGNLYAARLVGVSLENVDLRGADLRRVDLGSATLSQVDLRGADLSGARLDRGLLTDVSLEGAQLDAVELRAASLTHVGLNGADLAGADLAGATVSDSDLRGARLRDADISTTTWENVLCPDGSRSSARNSCADHLSRAESRAAGQFPAPSAALPDSP; encoded by the coding sequence ATGACCACGCGTTGGCCCCGTACGCTCTCCTGCCTCATCGTGACCGTCCTGTCGTCCGCCCTGTTCGTCGGGTGCGGGGAGGACGACGACCACGGCCGGAGCTGCTCCGGCCGTCCGGGCAAGGATCTCTCCAGCCGCACGGTCTCCGGTGGAGACCTGTGGCAGAAGAAGCTGCGGTGCGTCAACCTCGAACGGTCCACCCTGACCGGGCTGGTGTCCGAGGCCAATCTGCGGCGCGGCAATCTCTACGCGGCGCGGCTGGTCGGGGTGTCACTGGAGAACGTCGATCTGCGGGGCGCCGACCTCCGGCGGGTGGACCTCGGCTCCGCCACCCTCTCGCAGGTCGACCTGCGCGGCGCCGATCTCAGCGGCGCGAGGCTCGACAGGGGTCTGCTCACCGACGTCAGCCTGGAGGGCGCACAGCTGGACGCCGTGGAGCTGCGGGCGGCGTCCCTCACCCATGTCGGCCTCAACGGAGCGGATCTGGCTGGCGCCGATCTGGCCGGCGCCACGGTGTCCGACTCCGATCTCCGCGGCGCACGGCTGCGGGATGCCGATATCTCGACGACGACCTGGGAGAACGTCCTGTGCCCGGACGGCTCGCGGTCGAGCGCACGCAATTCCTGCGCCGACCATCTGAGCCGGGCCGAGTCCCGGGCGGCGGGTCAGTTCCCCGCGCCGTCGGCCGCCTTGCCGGATTCGCCCTGA